The genomic segment AGGGGATGATTGGATAGATGATGACAAATACAAAAATCAGGATCAGGCTTAAGGCATACGATCATAAGCTTCTGGATCAGTCATCAGCAGATATTGTTGATACTGCAAACAAGACAGGAGCAAAGGTTGTAGGACCTATACCTCTACCTACAAAGATTAACAAATATTGTGTACTAAGATCTCCCCATATAGACAAGAAATCTCGTGAACAGTTTGAGATGCGGACGCATAAACGGCTATTGGATATTTTGGATCCTACTCAGCAGACAGTGGATGCTCTTATGAAGCTGGATCTTTCTCCTGGTGTGGATGTTGAAATAAAACTATAGTGATGTAGAAGGTAGTGATCGTTATGTGTAAAGGAATAATTGGAAAAAAACTGGGTATGACCAGTGTGTATTCACATGAAGGCCAGCTTATACCTGTAACAGTAATACAGGTTGGCCCTTGTGTTGTTACCCAGATTAAAACAGAATCTGTAGATGGATACAATGCACTTCAATTGGGTATGGGAGAGAAAAAAGAATCCAAGATTACTCAACCTATGAAAGGTCATATCAGGAAAACTGAAAAAAATGTATGTGCAGTACTAAAAGAGTTTCCTGTGGACAAACCTGAAGAATTTAGTGTAGGTCAAGTCATTGATTCAGATATGTTTGATGTTGGTGAAGTTATAAATGTAACCGGTATCACTAAAGGCAGAGGGTTTGCAGGTGTTATAAAACGCCATGGTTTTGGCGGAGGCCGTGAAACCCATGGAGGAAAATGTCACAGGATACCAGGTTCAATAGGCTGTAGTGCTTGGCCGTCGAAGGTGACTAAGGGTAAAAAAATGCCTGGTCATTATGGCAATGATAAGAAAACTATAAAAAAATTGAAAATTGTCGATATTCGGCCGGATGAGAATGTGATTTTATTAAAAGGTGCAGTACCGGGAAGCAGATCCGGTGTAGTTACGATTAATAAAACCAAATATTAAGTATCATGAGTAAGGCACTGGTTATTGCCTGAACAGGCTTTTGACCTTTAAGAGGTCTGACGAGGTTAGTTATGGCTGTCGTAGATGTTCTAAATAGTAAGGGCGAAAAAGTTTCCCAGATAGATCTTTCGGAGAATGTTTTTAATGTCCCTGTAAAAAAAAGTGTGTTGCATGAAGTAGTTGTCATGCAGTTAGCCAGCAAGCGGGCAGGAACAGCATCTGTAAAACATCGAAGCGATGTAAAAGGTAGCGGAAAGAAGCTCTTTCGTCAAAAAGGAACAGGCAGGGCAAGGCGGGGAAATATTAAATCGCCTCTGCTCAGGGGTGGAGGGGTTGTTTTTGGCCCAGATCCCAGATCCTATGCTTATAAAGTTCCCAAAAAAGTAAGAAAACTGGCTCTTAAGATGGCTTTAAGTGCCAAGCTCATTGAAAATGAGCTGTGTGTTCTGGATAAGTTTGAGCTTGAACAAATAAAAACAAAAGAATTTAATAAAGTAATTAATGTACTGGATAAGCGGAATGTGCTGCTTGTTACAGATGCAAAAGATGAAAAGATTGAACGTTCATCTCGGAATATCCCTGATGTTAAAGTGTTGAGAAGTGAAGGACTGAATGTTTATGATATTTTAAAATATAAAAATATCATATTGCTTGAGTCTGCAGTAAAGCAAATTGAAGGGAGGCTGGCCGGATGATTTTTTATGATATAATAAGGTGTCCTCTAATTACAGAAAAAACGACACTTCAAAAAGAACTCCATAATAAAGTGTCATTTGAGGTTGACCGTCGGGCAAACCGGGTAGAGATTAAAAAGGCCGTTGAAAAGATTTTTGATGTTCGTGTTAATGCTGTCCGAACATTGCAGGTCAAAGGCAAGTTTAAGCAAAGAGGCCGCATAATAGGTAAACGCAAAGACTGGAAAAAGGCAATTGTCACGCTGATGCCTGGTGAGCGTATTGAATTTTTTGAGGGTGTTTAGAATTTAGGAGTTATAATGGCTGTAAAGAAGACAAAACCGACATCTCCCGGTCGAAGGTTTCAAGATTATTCAACATTTGTTGAGATTACCCGGAAAGACCCTGAAAAGAGCCTTCTAAAAGTTAATAATAAGACTGGAGGACGGAATGTTAACGGGCGAATAACATGCAGACATCGGGGCGGGGGACATAAGCGGCATTACAGAATTATTGATTTTAAACGGGATAAAACCGGGATACCTGCAAAAGTAGCGGCTATTGAATATGATCCTAATCGCAGCGCTAGAATAGCATTGCTTCATTATGCAGATGGTGAAAAACGATATATTCTTGCACCGGTTAATCTTTCTGTTGGCGATGAAGTCATGTCAGGACCAGATGCAGATATTAAGCCGGGCAATGCACTGCCTTTAAAGAATATACCTTTAGGAACGCATATCCATAATATTGAACTGCGTCTGGGAAAAGGCGGTCAAATTGTTCGGAGTGCAGGGACTTTTGCCCAATTAATGGCAAAAGAAGATAAATATGCCCAGGTTAAACTGCCGTCTAATGAGGTAAGATTAGTGCTGCTGACCTGCAAAGCTACAATAGGGCAGGTTGGAAATGTAATACATGAAAATATTTCATTAGGAAAAGCTGGAAGAAAAAGATGGCTTGGCAGACGGCCGAAAGTCAGAGGCGTTGCCATGAACCCTGTTGACCATCCAATGGGCGGCGGCGAAGGACGTTCGTCAGGCGGAAGGCATCCGTGTTCACCTTGGGGAGTTCCTTCTAAAGGTTACAGGACTCGTAAAAACAAGAGTACTGATCGCTATATTGTTAAAAAGCGTACAAAAAGATAATGGCAGTTATTAAGAATTATTCAGGCGATGGACAGAAGCAGGAGATGTTATGCCACGGTCGTTGAAAAAAGGTCCATTTATTGACCTAAAATTATTAAAGAAAGTGACTATTGCTCAGGAATCACGCAGTAACAGGGTGATTAAAACATGGTCCAGGCGTTCAACAATTATTCCTGAGATGGTAGGAATCACGTTGGCAGTTCATAATGGTAAAAAATTTGTTCCGGTTTTTGTAACTGAGAATATGGTGGGTCATAAGCTGGGCGAATTCTCACCAACCAGAACATTTTATGGACATGCTGGTGATAAGAAGTCAAAACTGAAAAAGTAAAAGAAAAAAAGGAATATCTGTAATGGAGGTCAAAGCCGTATTAAGATATGTGCGCATTTCTCCTCAGAAAGTTCGCAAAGTAATAGGAACGGTTAAGGGCGAACCTGTGGAAAGCGGATTAAATATACTAAAATTTATGCCGCAAAAGGGTGCCAAAATCGTAGAAAAGGTTGTTCGTTCTGCGGTAGCAAATGCGAATCAGAATCCGGATATGGATGTTGATTCATTGGTAATTCGTAATATAGTTGCTGACCAGGGACCCACTTTAAAAAGGTTTAAGGCTAGAGCCCGCGGCAGAGGAACAAGAATATTAAAAAGGACCAGTCATATTACGGTCATTTTAGCTGAAGAATTGGCGTAAAAAAATAAGGAGGTAAACGCTTGGGCCAGAAAGTAAATCCTATAGGATTAAGACTCGGCATTGTTAAAACATGGGAGTCGCGTTGGTATGCTGGAAAGAAATATTCGGATTATATTTTGGAAGATTATAATATCCGTAATTTTGTTAAAAAGAAACTTTTCCATGCCGGTATTTCCAAAATAGAAATTGAAAGATCCTCCAAGCGAGTCAGACTCCGAATTTTTACAGCCAGGCCGGGGATTGTCATCGGGAAAAAAGGGTCCGAAATTGAACGGCTCAAAAAAGAGCTTGAAAAGATGATTTCTCAGGAAGCTCTGATAGATATTCAGGAAGTTAGAAAGCCAGAGACTGATGCACAGCTTGTAGCAGAAAATGTTGCTCTTCAGATTGAGCGGAGGGTTGCGTTTCGGCGTGCCATGAAAAGAGGTGTTTCATCAGCTTTGCGATTTGGAGCTAAGGGAGTTAAGATAATCTGTTCCGGGCGGCTGGGCGGAGCTGAAATGGCTAGGACTGAATGGTATAGAGAAGGCCGGGTTCCTTTGCATACATTAAGGGCAGATGTAGATTATGGATTTACAGAAGCTCATACTACCTATGGACTTGTAGGTGTAAAAGTATTTGTATTTAAAGGTGAAATTTTAAAGAAGGATCAGATAGAAGATACCGGCAGGA from the Desulfonema limicola genome contains:
- the rpsC gene encoding 30S ribosomal protein S3, with protein sequence MGQKVNPIGLRLGIVKTWESRWYAGKKYSDYILEDYNIRNFVKKKLFHAGISKIEIERSSKRVRLRIFTARPGIVIGKKGSEIERLKKELEKMISQEALIDIQEVRKPETDAQLVAENVALQIERRVAFRRAMKRGVSSALRFGAKGVKIICSGRLGGAEMARTEWYREGRVPLHTLRADVDYGFTEAHTTYGLVGVKVFVFKGEILKKDQIEDTGRK
- the rplV gene encoding 50S ribosomal protein L22 codes for the protein MEVKAVLRYVRISPQKVRKVIGTVKGEPVESGLNILKFMPQKGAKIVEKVVRSAVANANQNPDMDVDSLVIRNIVADQGPTLKRFKARARGRGTRILKRTSHITVILAEELA
- the rpsJ gene encoding 30S ribosomal protein S10 yields the protein MTNTKIRIRLKAYDHKLLDQSSADIVDTANKTGAKVVGPIPLPTKINKYCVLRSPHIDKKSREQFEMRTHKRLLDILDPTQQTVDALMKLDLSPGVDVEIKL
- the rplW gene encoding 50S ribosomal protein L23; translation: MIFYDIIRCPLITEKTTLQKELHNKVSFEVDRRANRVEIKKAVEKIFDVRVNAVRTLQVKGKFKQRGRIIGKRKDWKKAIVTLMPGERIEFFEGV
- the rplC gene encoding 50S ribosomal protein L3 yields the protein MCKGIIGKKLGMTSVYSHEGQLIPVTVIQVGPCVVTQIKTESVDGYNALQLGMGEKKESKITQPMKGHIRKTEKNVCAVLKEFPVDKPEEFSVGQVIDSDMFDVGEVINVTGITKGRGFAGVIKRHGFGGGRETHGGKCHRIPGSIGCSAWPSKVTKGKKMPGHYGNDKKTIKKLKIVDIRPDENVILLKGAVPGSRSGVVTINKTKY
- the rplD gene encoding 50S ribosomal protein L4, with product MAVVDVLNSKGEKVSQIDLSENVFNVPVKKSVLHEVVVMQLASKRAGTASVKHRSDVKGSGKKLFRQKGTGRARRGNIKSPLLRGGGVVFGPDPRSYAYKVPKKVRKLALKMALSAKLIENELCVLDKFELEQIKTKEFNKVINVLDKRNVLLVTDAKDEKIERSSRNIPDVKVLRSEGLNVYDILKYKNIILLESAVKQIEGRLAG
- the rplB gene encoding 50S ribosomal protein L2, with the translated sequence MAVKKTKPTSPGRRFQDYSTFVEITRKDPEKSLLKVNNKTGGRNVNGRITCRHRGGGHKRHYRIIDFKRDKTGIPAKVAAIEYDPNRSARIALLHYADGEKRYILAPVNLSVGDEVMSGPDADIKPGNALPLKNIPLGTHIHNIELRLGKGGQIVRSAGTFAQLMAKEDKYAQVKLPSNEVRLVLLTCKATIGQVGNVIHENISLGKAGRKRWLGRRPKVRGVAMNPVDHPMGGGEGRSSGGRHPCSPWGVPSKGYRTRKNKSTDRYIVKKRTKR
- the rpsS gene encoding 30S ribosomal protein S19; this translates as MPRSLKKGPFIDLKLLKKVTIAQESRSNRVIKTWSRRSTIIPEMVGITLAVHNGKKFVPVFVTENMVGHKLGEFSPTRTFYGHAGDKKSKLKK